The Scomber japonicus isolate fScoJap1 chromosome 12, fScoJap1.pri, whole genome shotgun sequence sequence TAAACTGACAGAGGAAATAATGCAACATGGAGTCCTTGTTATGCATTCTAATCAAGTTATTAAAGGACGGCACTGTCAACTGAATAGTACTTGATTACAGGATAATGACACAAGCAGTTGCACCAGTCCAATCTGCATAAAATAAAGGAACTGCTAAAGGTCTCTCTAATTAGGATGGTGTTTACATCAGGCTTTACATACACCTATTAGGCTACCCTTATCAACATCCTACAAAGCCAGGCTCTCTGTGATAATGCACTTGGATGTGACTCCCACCACTGATTGTTATTGTTGAGATAGCCATTTTGCATGTTTTCCAGCATTCTTGGTAATGATATGAAATCTACAGATGATATTATGAGGGTGATACAGTCTTTGATGGCAGTGACTTTGTTCATGATTATCGTGGCCATTTAGGTTTTGTATCTTGCACCCTTCTCCATATCCCCTTTCATGCCCATGCCTAGTGGTAGTCATCGCTGTCTCCTTTAGGCAGACTGCTAGGAACACATTATGGATGGGTGCATTAGTGAGTGATGCAGAGCCCGGGCTGGCTTGCCTTGTTTTCGTGTGAGAGTGCATCATTAGAAAATGTTCCACTTGGCAGGGAAGCGCGTATTAACTGCAACCGCAATGAAATGAGGTTGTGATAGATGGTTAAAGTTATACAGGACTATTAGGTTGAAATATGAACCTCTCAATTGTCATGATGAAACGGAGGGCTATTTGCGTGGTGATCAGTGCATTGAGAGACAATTGGAATCTGCAAAGACCGATACAATACATTATAGGTAGTGGGCTTAGAGCTGAAAGAGTACAGAAAAAGTAATCATGCTACCACAAAATAGTTTGGAGCTACCGTTCAATTCAAGGCTCTATAAATTAATTTAGGTTCTCCACCAACATCTCAAGCATCATGATGAGACCTGGGGGAGATTTGCAAACAGGGCATCTTGTCTAATCCCTGTTGTGGACTCTGATGAGCCACATATATATGGAAGTAAACCACTGTTGATGGACTCAGACACTTTAATGGCACTGAAGACTTgaagcagactgtgtgtgtctatcttaATGTGTCTGTATTGACCACACAGTCAATATAGCATTTTAAGATAAGCCTACATGTAAATCAGAAACAGTAGATGCATAAATGCACAAACTAACTTCCCTGTAGATAATGCCAGCGACCAATTAAGCATTCTCATTAACTCTTATcatgtttccatggtgacctcCCAGTTATTCTATCACCAGAATGCAAACTTCAGACCCTATTTCTCTCTAGATGTGAGCTGAAATCTGTAAATGGCTTATTAATTGCTCTCTTGCCTGTGCAGAATTTCCGATACGACGGACACATTCTCTCCCCTTCtgattttaatataattaaataacacataaatcatcaaaataacaaacacCTGATGGATAATTGAGTGCTCTGACATCATGGTTACTCTCTCTAAACTTAGACTTTCTTTGAGTGTACTGACTTTGTCTTAAACTAACAACAGACCCAATTGCAAACCCATTAGCATTTAatattactgtaattactgtgtaCATTTCATTATGTTCTCAATATATTAAATGACTGCTCAGTGTGGAGGGAGGGCTATAGTTTAATCTCTTTCTGTATTACTGTGTGCCACAGTACTCAAAACAGCATTAAGAGGCACATAATCAGAGGGAACTAATTGCCTATGATTGCATAAATGAAGTGCCTCAATTTCATCAGGGCTGTTGCTGATGTCCAGTCTCTTAACGCCTTGGGAGACGAAGGCGGTTGACCACAATGCAGAAAACCTCAGAGAAACAGCTACTGGTGGGTAATGTGAGGAAACCAAAGATTTAATATGTCCACAGGGGGCTGTGAGGGCAGGGGGTGTTACCActgctgatgttttttgttgtcatCAGAGTTGCCTCCGCttcacagagggaaaaaaaaacgtGAATGCCCACCATTTGAGAAATGAATTTATTGAAGTCGCTGTCTTTTTCCCCATTAGTAAGTGTTTAGTTCAGCGTTTTAAATAATTGCGTTACCAGGaatgatatttaaaatacatttgggAGTCAATGAGGCGGGAAAGTGCCTACATGTTTTGCTGATGACACCCGGGCCATTTGGAAGGCATCAAAGTAGAGAGGAGGTAGCCCAGATGCATATTATAAACTCATTATGTATATCATTTAAAAGGATGTACTACAGCCGCAAAAACAATATTCCTAGTCTCTCTCTGgtaatgtgtgttttcaaaGTTGAAACTCTTACTCGCCTTCAGTTTAATGTGGCATCTATTACCAAActgtaacataaaataaatgacctTGATTTCCATAGCAGAACAGTCGTTAAGGTATAGATGAGATGCAGCTATGCTTCTGTGTTTTCAAATGGGAAAGAAGGTAAAGCCTCTCCACAAATAGTGTGTATTTCTCCACCTGTGGTGCAGACCTTGTTGCCACAGAGTTTACAGTTATCTTGAAGGACTCCAATGCAGAGGTAGATAAATATACATtgaaatatgtgtattttaatGCATTCTGTATCCAGCACAACTCATTTCAATAGATGGTAATATTAGAGTGAGTTAATCAGTCTCTCAAAAGCTAAGGTAATTTTGAGTCAGAAACCAGCCATTATGACCCATCCACAGTGTCTAGAGGGTTAAAATACTTGATATTATCCCTTTTTCTACTGGGTAGAATTTCAACAAGCACTGGAAAATAGTGGTCTATCCGTCAAAAAAGATGTTTGTCAGATGCCTAGCGAGTAGGCTTAAAAGGCTTAATTATGTACCGTCCCTCTGCCATCAGAACACTACACGTGGGGCAGAGTGACACAGCGGTTGCCAGTCATTCAGCCTAATGTTCTAATGCAGGGAGCCGTGTGGATACACAAAATCCATTAAGGCTcatgaaagaacaaaaaatactGAGCAGAAGGAGACATTTTGCAAACACGTACTGTACACAGAGGGGCTTGCAAATAGGGCATTTTTGTTTGCACTTCCTgcaagaaaaatgaatgaaaatttTTACCATAAAAGTTGACCAAATGCTTAACTTAGCTCTTTGCTTCTTAGACTTATGTTTTGTAGTGAGACAGTGCAAACCCTGCTGGGACTTGGAAAGGTTTAAAATCCAATGACTTGCCCATTAAACTATTATGTTCATGTAAATGTTCACaactataaatgacaggaacgtctgtctgtctgtctgtctgctattcACATATCTCTCAAACCGTACATCCGATTGATTTCAAACgtgacaggtgtcttgctacGGGCACAAGTAAGTTTGAcgttgtttggataagaaatgtaaaagatatatataaatatattggtaaaagaagcacacatttgctgttgccGCTCTAGCCGGTGgccactccccctctcacacagcacactgagcacagcgctggaccagagttagagaggctataaggcAGCGGAGCTTTGGCTGCTAACATGTGAAATACACTTCAGACCCACAGAAAAATGGATGAAATTGAAAACACTTCGAATAGCCCAGGCTACTTTGGACTGTATTTAGactttgaataaacaaacaacaattctGACTGCAAGGTCTCAAATTGAAAGCGATAGGCCTAATGGTCCCAAATTTATAGTAAAAACCCacgcaaaaacagattttgcacgGACACTGCACTTCTTTactataaacacactgaatACTATTTAGAATAGactgtatttttatatgattAACTTCCAAATGTGGTTTGTAATTCAAGTTAGCAAACATCCCATATGCTGCTCATTAAATTGTGTAATCAGAAAACATGTTCTGTCCCCCCAAAAACAGCGTGTGCTGTAGTTAGAAAGTAAGAGTTCATTCAACTCAGTTCATACTTGCAGTCTGACAGAGAGACTTCATGGCTGTAACTTTGCTGGAGGCAAACAGGAGAGGCTCGAGTGGCTGCATGTGAGACATAAAAATAGAATTACTTGTCACACTGCAGGGAGGGTCTCATACCGAATATCAAAACAACTCTGTGAACCAACCCTGTGAACAGCCGGCAGGCATATAGTGGACATTAGCCAGTGAGAgtgaaacaacaacagaaacagagagagacggGCCTCTTTAGAGCAGTTTCCCTCACTTTATCATACACATTTTATACTTCCACTTTGCTCTGTGAGAGGCAAGCCATACAGTATGTTGCGAGGCAGCTTTGTCTTTACACCTTTGGCCTTACGCTCTCTTAAACATGATGAGGACATGCTGGAGAGATACAAGTACAAGAAACAGTTGGCCTCCCATCACCTCAATAGCTATATGGTGAAGAGGGAGGCTGGGGACAGGGCATCTCTGAGGTCCAGCACTGCCCGGCCACCAGCCTTATGCCACGACGTGGTGGTCCACAACGCTGTGTATACAGGAGACCTGGAGGCGATGCAGCACCTCTTTCCTAAAGGATCCACAGCAAGCCTCATCATTGAGCCACGGGGAGGCGAAATGCGCTGGGTCGCCAGAGGGGAAGGTAAGAAACAACATCTGTCTTCATTAGGAATTAATTTAGGAATTCATGTGATTTGGCACAGCATAGCTAGTAGCTTCATTGTATTTCCTGGAGAGGAGCACAGCAGAATCCTGAAATCAAAAAGTGCTTCTTATTTTAATGGCAATGACCGACACTGACAGTGTTATggaatataaagaaaaaaaatcactgctttAAAATTATTATGAACAGCATGCAATGTGCAACTCCTGTACCTTACCATGAGGCAGGGTTTAAAGACACAGTACAGTAATATTTATAGAAACTCAGCACGAGGCAATATTTATAGAAACCATCATATGTCTACCTCACATCAGACCgtcatctgtttgttttgtaaatCACTGGATTGAACTTTGGCCCTTCTCTGAAGACAAAATAAGtaatttactcatttattttatgaaagaATAACATTTGTGGGTCCCTTGctgagtcattttaaaatgaggaaGGCTACAAATTCTAATTCTGATTGGATACATAACACCAATCATGGACCTCACAGGGTGACACCAATACTTATATTTATCAAAAGATTGTGTTACTCTTAATTTCTTTCAATGCAATAATTCATCATTGATTGCAGTGGATTTGCTGAGTCAGTGGGTTGTAACACACCAGTCATTGGCTCTCATCTGCATTGGCAAGTTTACCAGGTCAACCAAAATATCACATAACACCATCTTGAAATAGCTTCCCCTGCACAAACAACCTACATACGAGCTTATCTCCTTCAGGAGAAACGACAccactaaaacattttttaaaaacgtaGAAAATAGTTAGCAGAATGGCTTATGTAGCACCAAAGGTGAAATGGCACAAACCAAAGGCGTACCGCAACGATGTGATCGCCACAGCCAAGGCCACGGGTTGTATTTTGCAGTACTGGAACTCTCTGCTTGTGGGTGATGAGCTGACAGTACTCAGCATCGTGGACGACAAAGAGTATGTCTACCTTGTTGATGCCATTTTTGACACCAGCAACATAGATGAGTGGAAGAACTTCAGATTTAACTACAGGGGCTTAAGTAGGTTTTCCGGTgctttttatacatatatatatatatggtctCATGTGGACAATGAAATGCTGTGTTGTATGCATTGATTAACAGAAACACTACTGTTAAATTACAGTACTTATAACTgacatgtctgttttttttacagtggtACTTAGTCTTGAGCTCAGAGTTGACTTTATGCCAATTATACTCCCTGCTGGCAGGACTATGGTCACTAACTTATGAGCAGAAGCTGACCACACCACTTCACATCACAGCTAGCCGAGGCTTCACAGACTGCCTGAGACTCCTGCTGCAACGTGGGGCTGATGTAAACCTGGCACCTGGTGGCACAACTGCCCTGCATGAGTCCTGTGAAAACTGCCACCCAGAGTGTACCAAACTACTGCTAATGCACGGTGCCAACCCCAATGCTGTCTCAGAAGAGGGTCTAATGCCTTTGCATGTGTGTTCAAGTCCTGAATCCCTGGAGTAAGTAAAGTAGATCACAACCAGAACCTGTGTAGTGCTCTACCCAAATGTATGCATgtgaatttgtgtgtttgttttttttcttcttctaaaaaCAAGGCTGTGTAATTCTGTCTGCAGATGTGCCAAGTATCTCCTGCAGTATGGTGCAGCAATCAATGGTTGCACTGTAGATGAAGAAGACGCTCCCTTACATACAGCAGCCAGGAGCGGCCTCCTAGAACACACCGAGCTCTACCTGAGCTACGGAGCTGCTGTGAACAGAAAGAATCAGATTGGCCTTACACCCCTCAACACCGCTTGTTCTCAGCGCCAGGAGGTGCAGGACCTCGAACGTTACTTCAAGTTGTGCCAAATGCTGCTGGGGGCAGGTGCTGACATCCGCACTATGGACCAGGACAGACACACTCCTTTGCACATGGCCTGCAAGAATGCAAATCCAGACATAGTAGATATGCTGCTGGCTAATGGAGCCAGTGTTAACGACATGGACTATGGAGGTGAAACCCCTATGCACAACATCCTGAAGGAGGTGTGCTTCAAGGTTTCCCATCACCCTGAGAGGATTGTCCGCACTCTGCTCAACTATGGTTCCATTCAAATGTGGCCTGGGGCTTTGCCCAAGGTAGGAAAATGTGCTATCAAAAGCTGAATCTCAGAATATCAAATGATAAAAAGTGCACATAAGCATTGCATATGGGTTGATGCATTCCTGAGTTGGTTTATTGTAGTATATTGTATTTACAGTGAATAATGAACCAGTTATTCATCAAGGTGGCTCATTTAGCATAATTAGCATGTAACACCTTGAGTAAGAGTCTTGAAACACAAACTGTTCCTTGCAATATTCCAGATTTCACAACTTCACATTCAAATCATTCCCATTTCATGACACAACATGAAGTGTTGCACTCTCAGTGGGAAACAGACTACAACTATCAGTGAACCCACGTGCACCAGACAAAATGCCTGGTTCCTAATTAGGCAAGTGTTAATAGGAGATTAATTAGCACTAATTGTATAATTTCCAGTTAAACCCCTGGAGGGAAGACCAATCTGTTCATTTCACAAGtgtttaattactttatttctTCAGTTCTGTGGAGTCACAAGCTCGCTCATGAACTTAGATGACAATTATATTAATCCTATAATTTTGCTCTGTGTTTTGTGGTGTTTCTTTTAGGTTC is a genomic window containing:
- the asb10 gene encoding ankyrin repeat and SOCS box protein 10, whose product is MAYVAPKVKWHKPKAYRNDVIATAKATGCILQYWNSLLVGDELTVLSIVDDKEYVYLVDAIFDTSNIDEWKNFRFNYRGLILSSELTLCQLYSLLAGLWSLTYEQKLTTPLHITASRGFTDCLRLLLQRGADVNLAPGGTTALHESCENCHPECTKLLLMHGANPNAVSEEGLMPLHVCSSPESLECAKYLLQYGAAINGCTVDEEDAPLHTAARSGLLEHTELYLSYGAAVNRKNQIGLTPLNTACSQRQEVQDLERYFKLCQMLLGAGADIRTMDQDRHTPLHMACKNANPDIVDMLLANGASVNDMDYGGETPMHNILKEVCFKVSHHPERIVRTLLNYGSIQMWPGALPKVLAHCCVSPGTIEVLLNVYSHLKVNDTWVESVSEEVFKEHKDFYESLFSLARTPRSLQHLARCKLRTFLQGRVHKVVPKLDLPTFIKNYLLLECRGYVH